In Glandiceps talaboti chromosome 6, keGlaTala1.1, whole genome shotgun sequence, one DNA window encodes the following:
- the LOC144436078 gene encoding uncharacterized protein LOC144436078 isoform X3 produces MAEDKADNKGDGVVNVLEDILVIDNEFDDEVNDNTASENKTGKKPVPKKTTKSSSSKGKATNVKNSKDSRPKRNVKEARSSGTNQKSSTTKTTTSKSAQSTKTGKTVEKKVVKRVVSSKAKTEKKDAPEKSKQIEKEKKKLESEKAEHEKQLVKLKEEEKELKKQGNSGTKSTTAKTSTASGQKKGSVTKAKQNVKEEKKTETPKRVKKALVPKASPKKTEEKEKDRGKEKDQEPVEVDDIKLELKEKTEEKNEENKQESAPDMDDKLNVTVEEEPGENEVNISHDLEEFDTRSEAGSSSSGHSSRSVSRSPSRSKSGSRSRSKSASSSSSDSGSESRRERDRRRRRKRRAISPIVFDKSQHSESGSEGSHKISKMSSSVKQIKKDQSSKLKYLFRDSRFFLIKSNNHENIALAKAKGVWSTPPNNEQRLNQAVRDSRNVILIFSVKESGKFQGYARVDGESRRDGPTVNWVLPPGLSKAALGGVFKVDWITRQDLPFIKTSHLYNPWNENKPVKIGRDGQEIEPKVGMTLCMMFPRDDHIDLSAIVRRSRRHESRHKRDHDSSSSRRRRGRDDLIEPRRKRRRDDYSREGYGHRNDRRGYGVRREVMINGSYLDYMREFHVARPPAMPMNPYADMRPYGMDAPHHYMMSHQGPPPPPLPRHLDAYPPPPPPPPPRSRDRDRDRDRDRRDRERERDRDRRLSYDSRSHAVACDDFVRRTQGGESRRSGGSSSSRYSRR; encoded by the exons ATGGCAGAGGATAAGGCAGACAACAAAg GTGACGGAGTTGTTAACGTCCTTGAAGATATTTTGGTGATCGATAACGAGTTTGATGATGAAGTTAATGATAATACAGCGTCAGAGAACAAAACAG GAAAGAAACCAGTACCAAAGAAAACCACTAAATCATCCAGTTCCAAAGGAAAGGCCACAAATGTCAAGAATTCTAAAGATTCAAGACCTAAAAGAAATGTGAAAGAGGCTAGGTCCAGTGGTACAAACCAGAAATCATCAACTACAAAAACTACAACCAGTAAGTCTGCTCAAAGTACCAAGACTGGAAAGACTGTAGAAAAGAAGGTTGTCAAGAGAGTTGTCAGCTCTAAAgctaaaacagaaaaaaaggaTGCACCAGAAAAATCCAAACAGATCGAAAAGGAAAAGAAGAAACTTGAATCAGAAAAGGCCGAACATGAGAAACAGCTTGTCAAgttgaaggaagaagaaaaagaattgAAGAAGCAAGGTAATTCTGGTACTAAGTCAACAACTGCCAAAACCAGTACAGCTAGTGGTCAGAAGAAAGGAAGTGTTACCAAAGCTAAACAGAATgtgaaagaagaaaagaaaacagaaactCCAAAAAGGGTGAAGAAGGCCCTGGTTCCTAAGGCAAGTCCTAAAAAGACtgaagagaaagagaaagatcGTGGTAAAGAGAAGGATCAG GAGCCTGTTGAAGTTGATGACATTAAACTTGAACTTAAAGAAAAAACAG aggaaaaaaatgaagaaaacaaacaagaaagtGCACCTGATATGGATGATAAGTTAAATGTTACAGTTGAAGAAGAACCAGGAGAGAATGAAGTCAATATAAGCCATGATTTAGAAGAGTTTGATACAAGGAGTGAAGCTGGATCAAGCAGTAGTGGACATTCCTCAAGATCGGTTTCCAGGTCACCATCAAGATCTAAGTCTGGATCTAGGTCCAGATCCAAATCGGCTAGCAGCAGTTCATCAG ATAGTGGAAGTGAAAGCAGGCGAGAGAGGGACAGAAGAAGGCGGAGGAAGAGGAGGGCAATCTCCCCCATTGTGTTTGATAAGAGTCAGCACAGTGAATCCGGTTCAGAAGGTAGTCACAAGATATCCAAGATGTCATCATCTGTTAAACAAATAAAGAAAG ATCAAAGTTCTAAGTTGAAGTACTTGTTTCGAGATTCTAGATTCTTCTTGATTAAAAGCAACAACCATGAGAACATTGCTCTTGCCAAAGCCAAA GGTGTATGGTCCACTCCTCCAAATAATGAACAACGGTTAAACCAGGCAGTGCGAGACTCTagaaatgttattttgatattctcTGTCAAAGAGAGTGGAAAATTTCAAG GATATGCCCGTGTGGATGGGGAATCCAGACGTGATGGACCAACTGTCAATTGGGTCTTACCACCAGGATTGAGTAAAGCTGCTCTGGGAGGTGTCTTTAAAGTGGATTGGATCACCAG GCAAGATCTTCCCTTCATCAAAACCTCTCATCTGTATAATCCGTGGAATGAAAATAAACCAGTGAAGATTGGCAGAGATGGACAG GAAATTGAGCCAAAAGTTGGCATGACACTATGTATGATGTTTCCAAGGGATGACCACATTGACTTGTCTGCGATTGTGCGACGATCAAGACGACATGAAAGCCGACATAAACGGGACCACGATTCTTCATCCAG CAGACGTCGTAGAGGTCGAGATGACCTGATTGAACCACGGCGCAAGAGACGCAGGGATGACTATTCACGAGAAG GTTATGgacatagaaatgacag gCGAGGTTACGGTGTAAGAAGGGAGGTTATGATAAACGGG tcGTACTTAGATTATATGAGAGAATTTCATGTTGCCAGACCACCAGCGATGCCAATGAACCCCTATGCAGACATG CGGCCTTATGGAATGGATGCACCCCATCACTACATGATGTCACATCAAggtcccccacccccaccattACCTCGTCACTTAGATGCatatccaccaccaccacctccaccacctcCCAGGAGCAGAGACAGAGACCGAGACCGAGATAGGGACaggagagatagagagagagaaagagatagAGACAGAAGGCTG AGTTACGATTCCAGATCTCATGCAGTAGCATGTGATGATTTTGTACGTAGAACACAGGGCGGTGAAAGTCGTCGTAGCGGAGGAAGTAGCAGTAGCCGATACAGTCGTagataa
- the LOC144436078 gene encoding uncharacterized protein LOC144436078 isoform X1 gives MAEDKADNKGDGVVNVLEDILVIDNEFDDEVNDNTASENKTGKKPVPKKTTKSSSSKGKATNVKNSKDSRPKRNVKEARSSGTNQKSSTTKTTTSKSAQSTKTGKTVEKKVVKRVVSSKAKTEKKDAPEKSKQIEKEKKKLESEKAEHEKQLVKLKEEEKELKKQGNSGTKSTTAKTSTASGQKKGSVTKAKQNVKEEKKTETPKRVKKALVPKASPKKTEEKEKDRGKEKDQEPVEVDDIKLELKEKTEEKNEENKQESAPDMDDKLNVTVEEEPGENEVNISHDLEEFDTRSEAGSSSSGHSSRSVSRSPSRSKSGSRSRSKSASSSSSDSGSESRRERDRRRRRKRRAISPIVFDKSQHSESGSEGSHKISKMSSSVKQIKKDQSSKLKYLFRDSRFFLIKSNNHENIALAKAKGVWSTPPNNEQRLNQAVRDSRNVILIFSVKESGKFQGYARVDGESRRDGPTVNWVLPPGLSKAALGGVFKVDWITRQDLPFIKTSHLYNPWNENKPVKIGRDGQEIEPKVGMTLCMMFPRDDHIDLSAIVRRSRRHESRHKRDHDSSSSGATMFTSDVFISTSRRRRGRDDLIEPRRKRRRDDYSREGYGHRNDRRGYGVRREVMINGSYLDYMREFHVARPPAMPMNPYADMRPYGMDAPHHYMMSHQGPPPPPLPRHLDAYPPPPPPPPPRSRDRDRDRDRDRRDRERERDRDRRLSYDSRSHAVACDDFVRRTQGGESRRSGGSSSSRYSRR, from the exons ATGGCAGAGGATAAGGCAGACAACAAAg GTGACGGAGTTGTTAACGTCCTTGAAGATATTTTGGTGATCGATAACGAGTTTGATGATGAAGTTAATGATAATACAGCGTCAGAGAACAAAACAG GAAAGAAACCAGTACCAAAGAAAACCACTAAATCATCCAGTTCCAAAGGAAAGGCCACAAATGTCAAGAATTCTAAAGATTCAAGACCTAAAAGAAATGTGAAAGAGGCTAGGTCCAGTGGTACAAACCAGAAATCATCAACTACAAAAACTACAACCAGTAAGTCTGCTCAAAGTACCAAGACTGGAAAGACTGTAGAAAAGAAGGTTGTCAAGAGAGTTGTCAGCTCTAAAgctaaaacagaaaaaaaggaTGCACCAGAAAAATCCAAACAGATCGAAAAGGAAAAGAAGAAACTTGAATCAGAAAAGGCCGAACATGAGAAACAGCTTGTCAAgttgaaggaagaagaaaaagaattgAAGAAGCAAGGTAATTCTGGTACTAAGTCAACAACTGCCAAAACCAGTACAGCTAGTGGTCAGAAGAAAGGAAGTGTTACCAAAGCTAAACAGAATgtgaaagaagaaaagaaaacagaaactCCAAAAAGGGTGAAGAAGGCCCTGGTTCCTAAGGCAAGTCCTAAAAAGACtgaagagaaagagaaagatcGTGGTAAAGAGAAGGATCAG GAGCCTGTTGAAGTTGATGACATTAAACTTGAACTTAAAGAAAAAACAG aggaaaaaaatgaagaaaacaaacaagaaagtGCACCTGATATGGATGATAAGTTAAATGTTACAGTTGAAGAAGAACCAGGAGAGAATGAAGTCAATATAAGCCATGATTTAGAAGAGTTTGATACAAGGAGTGAAGCTGGATCAAGCAGTAGTGGACATTCCTCAAGATCGGTTTCCAGGTCACCATCAAGATCTAAGTCTGGATCTAGGTCCAGATCCAAATCGGCTAGCAGCAGTTCATCAG ATAGTGGAAGTGAAAGCAGGCGAGAGAGGGACAGAAGAAGGCGGAGGAAGAGGAGGGCAATCTCCCCCATTGTGTTTGATAAGAGTCAGCACAGTGAATCCGGTTCAGAAGGTAGTCACAAGATATCCAAGATGTCATCATCTGTTAAACAAATAAAGAAAG ATCAAAGTTCTAAGTTGAAGTACTTGTTTCGAGATTCTAGATTCTTCTTGATTAAAAGCAACAACCATGAGAACATTGCTCTTGCCAAAGCCAAA GGTGTATGGTCCACTCCTCCAAATAATGAACAACGGTTAAACCAGGCAGTGCGAGACTCTagaaatgttattttgatattctcTGTCAAAGAGAGTGGAAAATTTCAAG GATATGCCCGTGTGGATGGGGAATCCAGACGTGATGGACCAACTGTCAATTGGGTCTTACCACCAGGATTGAGTAAAGCTGCTCTGGGAGGTGTCTTTAAAGTGGATTGGATCACCAG GCAAGATCTTCCCTTCATCAAAACCTCTCATCTGTATAATCCGTGGAATGAAAATAAACCAGTGAAGATTGGCAGAGATGGACAG GAAATTGAGCCAAAAGTTGGCATGACACTATGTATGATGTTTCCAAGGGATGACCACATTGACTTGTCTGCGATTGTGCGACGATCAAGACGACATGAAAGCCGACATAAACGGGACCACGATTCTTCATCCAG TGGGGCAACCATGTTCACTTCTGATGTTTTCATCTCTACTAGCAGACGTCGTAGAGGTCGAGATGACCTGATTGAACCACGGCGCAAGAGACGCAGGGATGACTATTCACGAGAAG GTTATGgacatagaaatgacag gCGAGGTTACGGTGTAAGAAGGGAGGTTATGATAAACGGG tcGTACTTAGATTATATGAGAGAATTTCATGTTGCCAGACCACCAGCGATGCCAATGAACCCCTATGCAGACATG CGGCCTTATGGAATGGATGCACCCCATCACTACATGATGTCACATCAAggtcccccacccccaccattACCTCGTCACTTAGATGCatatccaccaccaccacctccaccacctcCCAGGAGCAGAGACAGAGACCGAGACCGAGATAGGGACaggagagatagagagagagaaagagatagAGACAGAAGGCTG AGTTACGATTCCAGATCTCATGCAGTAGCATGTGATGATTTTGTACGTAGAACACAGGGCGGTGAAAGTCGTCGTAGCGGAGGAAGTAGCAGTAGCCGATACAGTCGTagataa
- the LOC144436078 gene encoding uncharacterized protein LOC144436078 isoform X5 — protein MAEDKADNKGDGVVNVLEDILVIDNEFDDEVNDNTASENKTGKKPVPKKTTKSSSSKGKATNVKNSKDSRPKRNVKEARSSGTNQKSSTTKTTTSKSAQSTKTGKTVEKKVVKRVVSSKAKTEKKDAPEKSKQIEKEKKKLESEKAEHEKQLVKLKEEEKELKKQGNSGTKSTTAKTSTASGQKKGSVTKAKQNVKEEKKTETPKRVKKALVPKASPKKTEEKEKDRGKEKDQEPVEVDDIKLELKEKTEEKNEENKQESAPDMDDKLNVTVEEEPGENEVNISHDLEEFDTRSEAGSSSSGHSSRSVSRSPSRSKSGSRSRSKSASSSSSDSGSESRRERDRRRRRKRRAISPIVFDKSQHSESGSEDQSSKLKYLFRDSRFFLIKSNNHENIALAKAKGVWSTPPNNEQRLNQAVRDSRNVILIFSVKESGKFQGYARVDGESRRDGPTVNWVLPPGLSKAALGGVFKVDWITRQDLPFIKTSHLYNPWNENKPVKIGRDGQEIEPKVGMTLCMMFPRDDHIDLSAIVRRSRRHESRHKRDHDSSSSGATMFTSDVFISTSRRRRGRDDLIEPRRKRRRDDYSREGYGHRNDRRGYGVRREVMINGSYLDYMREFHVARPPAMPMNPYADMRPYGMDAPHHYMMSHQGPPPPPLPRHLDAYPPPPPPPPPRSRDRDRDRDRDRRDRERERDRDRRLSYDSRSHAVACDDFVRRTQGGESRRSGGSSSSRYSRR, from the exons ATGGCAGAGGATAAGGCAGACAACAAAg GTGACGGAGTTGTTAACGTCCTTGAAGATATTTTGGTGATCGATAACGAGTTTGATGATGAAGTTAATGATAATACAGCGTCAGAGAACAAAACAG GAAAGAAACCAGTACCAAAGAAAACCACTAAATCATCCAGTTCCAAAGGAAAGGCCACAAATGTCAAGAATTCTAAAGATTCAAGACCTAAAAGAAATGTGAAAGAGGCTAGGTCCAGTGGTACAAACCAGAAATCATCAACTACAAAAACTACAACCAGTAAGTCTGCTCAAAGTACCAAGACTGGAAAGACTGTAGAAAAGAAGGTTGTCAAGAGAGTTGTCAGCTCTAAAgctaaaacagaaaaaaaggaTGCACCAGAAAAATCCAAACAGATCGAAAAGGAAAAGAAGAAACTTGAATCAGAAAAGGCCGAACATGAGAAACAGCTTGTCAAgttgaaggaagaagaaaaagaattgAAGAAGCAAGGTAATTCTGGTACTAAGTCAACAACTGCCAAAACCAGTACAGCTAGTGGTCAGAAGAAAGGAAGTGTTACCAAAGCTAAACAGAATgtgaaagaagaaaagaaaacagaaactCCAAAAAGGGTGAAGAAGGCCCTGGTTCCTAAGGCAAGTCCTAAAAAGACtgaagagaaagagaaagatcGTGGTAAAGAGAAGGATCAG GAGCCTGTTGAAGTTGATGACATTAAACTTGAACTTAAAGAAAAAACAG aggaaaaaaatgaagaaaacaaacaagaaagtGCACCTGATATGGATGATAAGTTAAATGTTACAGTTGAAGAAGAACCAGGAGAGAATGAAGTCAATATAAGCCATGATTTAGAAGAGTTTGATACAAGGAGTGAAGCTGGATCAAGCAGTAGTGGACATTCCTCAAGATCGGTTTCCAGGTCACCATCAAGATCTAAGTCTGGATCTAGGTCCAGATCCAAATCGGCTAGCAGCAGTTCATCAG ATAGTGGAAGTGAAAGCAGGCGAGAGAGGGACAGAAGAAGGCGGAGGAAGAGGAGGGCAATCTCCCCCATTGTGTTTGATAAGAGTCAGCACAGTGAATCCGGTTCAGAAG ATCAAAGTTCTAAGTTGAAGTACTTGTTTCGAGATTCTAGATTCTTCTTGATTAAAAGCAACAACCATGAGAACATTGCTCTTGCCAAAGCCAAA GGTGTATGGTCCACTCCTCCAAATAATGAACAACGGTTAAACCAGGCAGTGCGAGACTCTagaaatgttattttgatattctcTGTCAAAGAGAGTGGAAAATTTCAAG GATATGCCCGTGTGGATGGGGAATCCAGACGTGATGGACCAACTGTCAATTGGGTCTTACCACCAGGATTGAGTAAAGCTGCTCTGGGAGGTGTCTTTAAAGTGGATTGGATCACCAG GCAAGATCTTCCCTTCATCAAAACCTCTCATCTGTATAATCCGTGGAATGAAAATAAACCAGTGAAGATTGGCAGAGATGGACAG GAAATTGAGCCAAAAGTTGGCATGACACTATGTATGATGTTTCCAAGGGATGACCACATTGACTTGTCTGCGATTGTGCGACGATCAAGACGACATGAAAGCCGACATAAACGGGACCACGATTCTTCATCCAG TGGGGCAACCATGTTCACTTCTGATGTTTTCATCTCTACTAGCAGACGTCGTAGAGGTCGAGATGACCTGATTGAACCACGGCGCAAGAGACGCAGGGATGACTATTCACGAGAAG GTTATGgacatagaaatgacag gCGAGGTTACGGTGTAAGAAGGGAGGTTATGATAAACGGG tcGTACTTAGATTATATGAGAGAATTTCATGTTGCCAGACCACCAGCGATGCCAATGAACCCCTATGCAGACATG CGGCCTTATGGAATGGATGCACCCCATCACTACATGATGTCACATCAAggtcccccacccccaccattACCTCGTCACTTAGATGCatatccaccaccaccacctccaccacctcCCAGGAGCAGAGACAGAGACCGAGACCGAGATAGGGACaggagagatagagagagagaaagagatagAGACAGAAGGCTG AGTTACGATTCCAGATCTCATGCAGTAGCATGTGATGATTTTGTACGTAGAACACAGGGCGGTGAAAGTCGTCGTAGCGGAGGAAGTAGCAGTAGCCGATACAGTCGTagataa
- the LOC144436078 gene encoding uncharacterized protein LOC144436078 isoform X4, whose amino-acid sequence MAEDKADNKGDGVVNVLEDILVIDNEFDDEVNDNTASENKTGKKPVPKKTTKSSSSKGKATNVKNSKDSRPKRNVKEARSSGTNQKSSTTKTTTSKSAQSTKTGKTVEKKVVKRVVSSKAKTEKKDAPEKSKQIEKEKKKLESEKAEHEKQLVKLKEEEKELKKQGNSGTKSTTAKTSTASGQKKGSVTKAKQNVKEEKKTETPKRVKKALVPKASPKKTEEKEKDRGKEKDQEPVEVDDIKLELKEKTEEKNEENKQESAPDMDDKLNVTVEEEPGENEVNISHDLEEFDTRSEAGSSSSGHSSRSVSRSPSRSKSGSRSRSKSASSSSSDSGSESRRERDRRRRRKRRAISPIVFDKSQHSESGSEGSHKISKMSSSVKQIKKDQSSKLKYLFRDSRFFLIKSNNHENIALAKAKGVWSTPPNNEQRLNQAVRDSRNVILIFSVKESGKFQGYARVDGESRRDGPTVNWVLPPGLSKAALGGVFKVDWITRQDLPFIKTSHLYNPWNENKPVKIGRDGQEIEPKVGMTLCMMFPRDDHIDLSAIVRRSRRHESRHKRDHDSSSRRRRGRDDLIEPRRKRRRDDYSREGYGHRNDRRGYGVRREVMINGSYLDYMREFHVARPPAMPMNPYADMRPYGMDAPHHYMMSHQGPPPPPLPRHLDAYPPPPPPPPPRSRDRDRDRDRDRRDRERERDRDRRLSYDSRSHAVACDDFVRRTQGGESRRSGGSSSSRYSRR is encoded by the exons ATGGCAGAGGATAAGGCAGACAACAAAg GTGACGGAGTTGTTAACGTCCTTGAAGATATTTTGGTGATCGATAACGAGTTTGATGATGAAGTTAATGATAATACAGCGTCAGAGAACAAAACAG GAAAGAAACCAGTACCAAAGAAAACCACTAAATCATCCAGTTCCAAAGGAAAGGCCACAAATGTCAAGAATTCTAAAGATTCAAGACCTAAAAGAAATGTGAAAGAGGCTAGGTCCAGTGGTACAAACCAGAAATCATCAACTACAAAAACTACAACCAGTAAGTCTGCTCAAAGTACCAAGACTGGAAAGACTGTAGAAAAGAAGGTTGTCAAGAGAGTTGTCAGCTCTAAAgctaaaacagaaaaaaaggaTGCACCAGAAAAATCCAAACAGATCGAAAAGGAAAAGAAGAAACTTGAATCAGAAAAGGCCGAACATGAGAAACAGCTTGTCAAgttgaaggaagaagaaaaagaattgAAGAAGCAAGGTAATTCTGGTACTAAGTCAACAACTGCCAAAACCAGTACAGCTAGTGGTCAGAAGAAAGGAAGTGTTACCAAAGCTAAACAGAATgtgaaagaagaaaagaaaacagaaactCCAAAAAGGGTGAAGAAGGCCCTGGTTCCTAAGGCAAGTCCTAAAAAGACtgaagagaaagagaaagatcGTGGTAAAGAGAAGGATCAG GAGCCTGTTGAAGTTGATGACATTAAACTTGAACTTAAAGAAAAAACAG aggaaaaaaatgaagaaaacaaacaagaaagtGCACCTGATATGGATGATAAGTTAAATGTTACAGTTGAAGAAGAACCAGGAGAGAATGAAGTCAATATAAGCCATGATTTAGAAGAGTTTGATACAAGGAGTGAAGCTGGATCAAGCAGTAGTGGACATTCCTCAAGATCGGTTTCCAGGTCACCATCAAGATCTAAGTCTGGATCTAGGTCCAGATCCAAATCGGCTAGCAGCAGTTCATCAG ATAGTGGAAGTGAAAGCAGGCGAGAGAGGGACAGAAGAAGGCGGAGGAAGAGGAGGGCAATCTCCCCCATTGTGTTTGATAAGAGTCAGCACAGTGAATCCGGTTCAGAAGGTAGTCACAAGATATCCAAGATGTCATCATCTGTTAAACAAATAAAGAAAG ATCAAAGTTCTAAGTTGAAGTACTTGTTTCGAGATTCTAGATTCTTCTTGATTAAAAGCAACAACCATGAGAACATTGCTCTTGCCAAAGCCAAA GGTGTATGGTCCACTCCTCCAAATAATGAACAACGGTTAAACCAGGCAGTGCGAGACTCTagaaatgttattttgatattctcTGTCAAAGAGAGTGGAAAATTTCAAG GATATGCCCGTGTGGATGGGGAATCCAGACGTGATGGACCAACTGTCAATTGGGTCTTACCACCAGGATTGAGTAAAGCTGCTCTGGGAGGTGTCTTTAAAGTGGATTGGATCACCAG GCAAGATCTTCCCTTCATCAAAACCTCTCATCTGTATAATCCGTGGAATGAAAATAAACCAGTGAAGATTGGCAGAGATGGACAG GAAATTGAGCCAAAAGTTGGCATGACACTATGTATGATGTTTCCAAGGGATGACCACATTGACTTGTCTGCGATTGTGCGACGATCAAGACGACATGAAAGCCGACATAAACGGGACCACGATTCTTCATCCAG ACGTCGTAGAGGTCGAGATGACCTGATTGAACCACGGCGCAAGAGACGCAGGGATGACTATTCACGAGAAG GTTATGgacatagaaatgacag gCGAGGTTACGGTGTAAGAAGGGAGGTTATGATAAACGGG tcGTACTTAGATTATATGAGAGAATTTCATGTTGCCAGACCACCAGCGATGCCAATGAACCCCTATGCAGACATG CGGCCTTATGGAATGGATGCACCCCATCACTACATGATGTCACATCAAggtcccccacccccaccattACCTCGTCACTTAGATGCatatccaccaccaccacctccaccacctcCCAGGAGCAGAGACAGAGACCGAGACCGAGATAGGGACaggagagatagagagagagaaagagatagAGACAGAAGGCTG AGTTACGATTCCAGATCTCATGCAGTAGCATGTGATGATTTTGTACGTAGAACACAGGGCGGTGAAAGTCGTCGTAGCGGAGGAAGTAGCAGTAGCCGATACAGTCGTagataa